Proteins from a genomic interval of Fusarium oxysporum Fo47 chromosome I, complete sequence:
- a CDS encoding DNL zinc finger-domain-containing protein — MASRAPSFASKVLRQLTKQPQRSLPFLRASFIRPATTNLQSFRAAHNIPRPPTQTYAKPKPEQAQTGETPKSEGERPEIKASHYQLSFTCIPCGHRSHHNVSKQGYHYGSTLITCPECRNRHVISDHLNIFGDRKVTIEDLMREKGRLVKRGSLGEDGDIEFWPEESLPGDIQAGNNESS; from the coding sequence ATGGCCTCACGGGCGCCTTCCTTCGCCTCCAAAGTCCTGCGCCAGCTGACAAAGCAACCGCAGCGCTCCTTGCCATTCCTGCGCGCTTCTTTTATTCGTCCTGCCACTACAAACCTCCAGTCTTTCCGCGCAGCGCATAACATTCCACGACCACCTACCCAAACATACGCCAAACCGAAACCTGAGCAGGCGCAAACTGGCGAGACGCCAAAAAGCGAAGGAGAAAGGCCCGAGATCAAGGCGTCACACTACCAGTTATCATTTACGTGCATTCCATGTGGCCATCGCTCTCACCACAATGTCTCTAAGCAGGGCTACCATTATGGCTCTACGCTCATCACATGTCCTGAGTGCAGGAACAGACACGTCATCAGCGACCACTTGAACATCTTTGGCGACAGAAAAGTCACCATCGAAGACCTTATGAGGGAAAAGGGTCGTCTTGTTAAGAGGGGAAGTTTAGGCGAAGACGGCGATATTGAGTTTTGGCCAGAGGAATCTCTTCCAGGAGACATTCAAGCTGGTAATAACGAGAGCTCATGA
- a CDS encoding putative exoglucanase type C (1,4-beta-cellobiohydrolase; Beta-glucancellobiohydrolase; Exocellobiohydrolase I; 1,4-beta-cellobiohydrolase. Beta-glucancellobiohydrolase. Exocellobiohydrolase I; 1,4-beta-cellobiohydrolase. Beta-glucancellobiohydrolase. Exocellobiohydrolase I. 1,4-beta-cellobiohydrolase. ...) — protein MYRIVATASALIAAARAQQVCSLNTETKPALTWSKCTSSGCSDVKGSVVIDANWRWTHQTSGSTNCYTGNKWDTSICPDGKTCADKCCLDGADYAGTYGITSSGNQLSLGFVTNGPYSKNIGSRTYLMENENTYQMFQLLGNEFTFDVDVSGIGCGLNGALYFVSMDEDGGKAKYSGNKAGAKYGTGYCDAQCPRDVKFINGVANSEGWKPSASDVNAGVGNLGTCCPEMDIWEANSISTAFTPHPCTKLTQHSCTGDSCGGTYSSDRYGGTCDADGCDFNAYRQGNKTFYGPGSNFNIDTTKKMTVVTQFHKGSNGRLSEITRLYVQNGKVIANSESKIAGNPGSSLTSDFCSKQKSVFGDIDDFTKKGGWNGMSDALSAPMVLVMSLWHDHHSNMLWLDSTYPTDSTKVGSQRGSCAITSGKPSDLERDVPNSKVSFSNIKFGPIGSTYKSDGTTPNPPASSSTTGSSTPTNPPAGSVDQWGQCGGQNYSGPTTCKSPFTCKKINDFYSQCQ, from the exons ATGTATCGCATCGTCGCAACCGCCTCGGCTCTTATTGCCGCTGCTCGGGCTCAACAGGTCTGCTCTTTGAACACCGAGACCAAGCCTGCCTTGACCTGGTCCAAGTGTACATCCAGCGGCTGCAGCGATGTCAAGGGCTCCGTTGTTATTGATGCCAACTGGCGATGGACTCACCAGACTTCTGGGTCTACCAACTGTTACACCGGAAACAAGTGGGACACCTCCATCTGCCCTGATGGCAAGACCTGCGCCGACAAGTGCTGTCTTGATGGCGCCGACTATGCTGGTACCTACGGAATCACCTCCAGCGGCAACCAGCTCAGTCTTGGATTCGTCACCAACGGCCCCTACAGCAAGAACATCGGCAGCCGAACCTACCTCATGGAGAACGAGAACACCTACCAGATGTTCCAGCTTCTGGGCAACGAGTTCACCTTTGATGTCGATGTCTCTGGTATCGGCTGCGGTCTGAACGGTGCCCTCTACTTCGTCAGCATGGACGAGGATGGTGGTAAGGCCAAGTACTCCGGAAACAAGGCCGGAGCCAAGTACGGAACTGGCTACTGTGATGCCCAGTGCCCTCGTgatgtcaagttcatcaacgGAGTT GCCAACTCTGAAGGCTGGAAGCCCTCTGCCAGTGATGTCAACGCTGGTGTTGGTAATCTGGGCACCTGCTGCCCCGAGATGGATATCTGGGAGGCCAACTCCATCTCCACCGCCTTCACTCCTCATCCTTGCACCAAGCTCACACAGCACTCTTGCACTGGCGACTCTTGTGGTGGAACCTACTCTAGTGACCGATATGGCGGTACTTGCGATGCCGACGGTTGTGATTTCAACGCCTACCGCCAGGGCAACAAGACCTTCTACGGTCCTGGATCCAACTTCAACATCGACaccaccaagaagatgaCTGTTGTCACTCAGTTCCACAAGGGTAGCAACGGACGTCTTTCTGAGATCACCCGTCTGTACGTCCAGAATGGCAAGGTCATAGCCAACTCTGAGTCCAAGATTGCAGGCAACCCCGGTAGCTCTCTCACCTCTGACTTCTGCTCCAAGCAGAAGAGCGTCTTTGGCGATATCGATGACTTCACTAAGAAGGGTGGCTGGAACGGCATGAGCGATGCTCTCTCTGCCCCCATGGTTCTTGTTATGTCTCTCTGGCACGAC CACCACTCCAACATGCTCTGGCTCGACTCTACCTACCCAACCGACTCTACCAAGGTTGGATCTCAACGAGGTTCTTGCGCTATCACCTCTGGCAAGCCCTCCGACCTTGAGCGAGATGTCCCCAACTCCAAGGTttccttctccaacatcaagTTCGGTCCCATCGGAAGCACCTACAAGAGCGACGGCACCACCCCCAACCCCCctgccagcagcagcaccacTGGTTCTTCCACTCCCACCAACCCCCCTGCCGGCAGCGTCGACCAATGGGGACAGTGCGGTGGCCAGAACTACAGCGGCCCCACGACCTGCAAGTCTCCTTTCACCTGCAAGAAGATCAACGACTTCTACTCCCAGTGCCAGTAA
- a CDS encoding major facilitator superfamily domain-containing protein — FSAIGFSTISACQAAVTNYASLVALRVLLGCFEGMFSGVPLYLSFFYPRDKVGFRQGIFLSGSALANAYGGVLGYAILGVRGSVAPWRCLFLIEGLPVWIVAILAWFYLPDDLLSAKFLTDREKEVAWQCVGRGQTVDSQGAGGVSWAEWRSAFLDWRSLMYFSCNVCFGSLPLFIPTIISEMGTFNHQESNGLSAPPYALCFVTILACAFASDRAKLRGPFVAAAAIVSTVGYCLLGVSEGVAARYAGVFLSVQIFVSISILLPWVSSLHHTESKRAGGWAIFATLGQFGPLVGTNIFPKDQGPYYHKGAWISCGFTSLVVLLSIAYSLLLRWENKRLDRVMIEDAGVGVGMEGDDHPRGFRYVV; from the exons TTCTCTGCTATAGGGTTTTCGACCATATCAGCATGTCAAGCCGCTGTCACCAATTACGCCAGTCTGGTCGCCCTGCGTGTGCTGCTCGGTTGCTTCGAAGGCATGTTTTCCGGGGTGCCTCTATATCTGTCCTTCTTCTACCCCAGAGACAAAGTTGGCTTCCGCCAAGGCATCTTCCTCTCTGGCTCTGCCCTTGCAAACGCATATGGAGGCGTTTTGGGATATGCTATTCTGGGTGTTCGGGGCTCAGTTGCGCCATGGCGATGCCTGTTCCTCATTGAAGGGTTACCAGTATGGATCGTTGCCATCCTGGCATGGTTCTATCTCCCGGACGACCTTCTGAGCGCCAAATTTCTCACCGACAGAGAAAAAGAGGTTGCCTGGCAGTGTGTTGGACGGGGACAAACTGTCGACTCACAGGGAGCGGGAGGGGTTAGCTGGGCAGAATGGCGCTCAGCATTCTTGGACTGGCGGA GCTTGATGTACTTCTCCTGCAACGTATGCTTCGGCTCGCTGCCTCTCTTCATTCCGACTATCATCTCCGAAATGGGTACATTCAACCACCAAGAAAGCAATGGACTGTCCGCTCCCCCATACGCTCTCTGCTTTGTCACAATTCTAGCATGTGCTTTTGCCAGCGACCGCGCTAAATTGCGTGGGCCTTTTGTGGCCGCTGCTGCGATTGTATCGACAGTAGGATACTgccttcttggtgtttccGAGGGGGTTGCTGCTCGATACGCCGGAGTCTTCCTCAGTGTGCAAATCTTTGTCAGTATCagcattcttcttccatgggTTTCCAGTCTACACCACACTGAGAGCAAGCGCGCTGGTGGGTGGGCAATCTTTGCTACGCTGGGCCAGTTTGGGCCCTTGGTTGGCACGAACATATTCCCCAAGGACCAGGGACCGTACTATCACAAGGGTGCGTGGATCTCCTGTGGGTTTACATCCTTGGTCGTGCTACTTAGCATAGCCTACTCACTTTTACTTCGCTGGGAGAATAAGCGACTGGACAGAGTAATGATTGAGGATGCCGGCGTAGGTGTAGGAATGGAAGGCGATGATCATCCAAGGGGGTTCCGCTATGTTGTTTGA